The sequence below is a genomic window from Chloroflexota bacterium.
GGTCAAGTCGTGCTCGGTCAGCGTGTACTCGCCGACGAGCCGCCGGCCCTCGCGCACGTAGAGTTGGAAGGGAAATCGACCGTTGTCGGTGAACTCGTCGCGCGGCAGGTGATAGCCGTTGGCGATGCGCCGGTCCTCGGCTGGAATGTGCTCGTCGTTCTGCAGGAACCATAGGAGCCCCAAGGTCAGGTCACGGTGCCTCTGGCGGATTCGCTGCCGGGTTGCGTCGTCGCCCTCGATATAGCCCCGATTTTCCTCCGGGAATGGGAACCCCAGCGGCCGCGGGTTGATGTTGACGTCGGTCTTCCGGTTGGGGATCTCGGTCACGGACAGCGCCCGTACCAGCGTGTCGAAGTGGGCTGGGTTGTAGCCGCGTCCGGGCTTGAGCGTCTTGGGTCCGCTGAGCCGTCCGGCGACAAGATCGTCGAAATATCCAACATACTCGCCGCGGTCGTAACCCGGCGGCGGCCCGGTGAGCCGGTAGGCGTTGTCCGGGTCCGAGGTCAGGCACAGCCGGTAGGTGTAGGCCGGCAGCCGGTCGTCCGCGGCTCCGGTGGTGCCGGGAAGGAATCGGCCGTCCTGGTAGTCGTAGTAGACGACGCCGGCGTGCGGCTCATCGAAGTCGTCGCGCGCCTCCCGGCCGAGACGGAATGCGGCGCCCGCGGGCGCATAGAGATCGCCCTCGTAGGTGGCGTCGACGAACTGACAGCCGTGGATCATCGTGGCGCGCCCGCTGCGCCGATCGATGATCCTGATCGCCGTCACGGACGCATTGGAGCAAGTCACATCAGCCAGCCGCGCACCGCGGTGGACGCCTATGCCGGCCTGCTCGCCGACCATGCCCTCGAACACCGCT
It includes:
- a CDS encoding FAD-dependent oxidoreductase, which translates into the protein MTDAGPAPFTPQQADIVVLGATPGGIAAAVAAARLGHSVLLVEYHRHIGGMAASGLGKSDIEHRELIGGLFHEFTERVLAAYVARYGADSDNVRLCDDGYYYEPSVAEAVFEGMVGEQAGIGVHRGARLADVTCSNASVTAIRIIDRRSGRATMIHGCQFVDATYEGDLYAPAGAAFRLGREARDDFDEPHAGVVYYDYQDGRFLPGTTGAADDRLPAYTYRLCLTSDPDNAYRLTGPPPGYDRGEYVGYFDDLVAGRLSGPKTLKPGRGYNPAHFDTLVRALSVTEIPNRKTDVNINPRPLGFPFPEENRGYIEGDDATRQRIRQRHRDLTLGLLWFLQNDEHIPAEDRRIANGYHLPRDEFTDNGRFPFQLYVREGRRLVGEYTLTEHDLTTGSRRHEDAIAVGEFPIDSFPCRKRQPTDTQVLEGYLGMLDELTHPYEIPYRIMIPVNVENLIVPVAASTTHVAYSSIRMEPTWMALGQAAGTAAYLALRHGVTPRHVPVDELQRLLAAQRQIVSIPDG